One Streptomyces mobaraensis NBRC 13819 = DSM 40847 DNA segment encodes these proteins:
- a CDS encoding ABC transporter ATP-binding protein, whose translation MVAPPDNDVLWARGLHYSYNGSPALAGVSIGIREGEVLAVTGPRGAGKTTLLKCLSGQLVPDSGEVWFNSAPVHTLPRAGRERLRRERFGWIDSTPHLVPELTGWENAALPLLARGTGHRAAKQAAAEWLERLDVGDCARKRPAALSRAQCQRISVARALACEPAVVFADDPTAPLHSTDRAQVLRTLTTAARSHHITVVLATPDDEGAALADRAVGLADGRRGGGIPAPDAPDGEGRAACSVSA comes from the coding sequence ATGGTGGCCCCGCCGGACAACGACGTGCTCTGGGCACGCGGCCTGCACTACTCCTACAACGGTTCCCCCGCCCTCGCAGGCGTGTCCATCGGCATCCGCGAGGGCGAGGTCCTCGCGGTCACCGGGCCGCGCGGCGCGGGGAAGACCACGCTCCTCAAGTGCCTCTCCGGCCAGCTCGTACCCGACTCCGGCGAGGTCTGGTTCAACAGCGCGCCGGTGCACACCCTCCCCCGCGCCGGGCGCGAACGGCTGCGGCGCGAGCGGTTCGGCTGGATCGACAGTACCCCGCACCTGGTGCCCGAACTCACCGGCTGGGAGAACGCCGCGCTCCCCCTGCTGGCCCGGGGCACCGGCCACCGCGCCGCCAAGCAGGCCGCCGCCGAGTGGCTCGAACGGCTCGACGTCGGCGACTGCGCCCGCAAACGGCCCGCCGCGCTCTCCCGCGCCCAGTGCCAGCGGATCTCCGTCGCCCGCGCCCTGGCCTGCGAGCCCGCCGTCGTCTTCGCCGACGACCCCACCGCGCCGCTGCACAGCACCGACCGGGCCCAGGTCCTGCGCACCCTCACCACCGCGGCCCGCTCGCACCACATCACGGTCGTCCTCGCGACGCCGGACGACGAGGGCGCCGCGCTCGCCGACCGGGCGGTCGGCCTCGCCGACGGCCGCCGGGGCGGCGGCATCCCCGCACCGGACGCGCCCGACGGGGAGGGCAGGGCCGCGTGCTCAGTCTCCGCCTGA